The following are from one region of the Flavobacteriaceae bacterium UJ101 genome:
- a CDS encoding uroporphyrinogen-III synthase (KEGG: chz:CHSO_0279 uroporphyrinogen-III synthase), whose product MKVRSILISQPQPKTETSPYFKLERKNIKVDFIPFIHVEGVEAREVRKQKIDFSQFTAIILTSRNAVDNFFRLAEEMRYKVPDALKYYCQSEAIAKYLQNYIVYRKRKIYVGEKTFADLIPIIKKHKDEKFMLPSSDVLSPVVTKSLNEIGVDWKRAIMYKTVSSDLSDLENVYYDILVFFSPSGIKSLLENFPNFKQNDTRIAVFGKSTVNAAKNAGLKVDIQVPTPGIPSMSMALEKYVKTQE is encoded by the coding sequence ATGAAAGTAAGATCAATACTTATTTCGCAACCTCAACCAAAAACGGAAACTTCTCCTTATTTTAAGCTTGAAAGAAAGAACATAAAAGTTGATTTTATCCCTTTTATCCATGTTGAAGGAGTTGAGGCCCGAGAAGTTCGAAAACAAAAAATAGATTTCTCTCAATTTACAGCCATTATTTTAACAAGTAGAAATGCAGTTGACAATTTCTTTAGATTAGCAGAGGAAATGCGCTACAAGGTTCCTGATGCATTAAAATATTATTGTCAATCAGAAGCTATTGCAAAGTATTTACAAAACTATATTGTTTACAGAAAGCGTAAAATCTATGTTGGAGAAAAAACTTTTGCAGATTTGATTCCAATCATAAAAAAACATAAAGATGAAAAGTTTATGCTTCCATCTTCTGATGTTTTATCACCTGTTGTTACTAAATCTTTAAATGAAATAGGAGTAGATTGGAAAAGAGCTATTATGTACAAAACGGTTAGTAGTGATTTATCGGATTTAGAAAATGTTTATTATGATATCCTTGTTTTCTTTAGCCCTTCAGGAATTAAATCTTTACTAGAAAATTTTCCTAATTTCAAACAAAATGATACACGTATTGCTGTTTTTGGAAAAAGCACTGTCAATGCAGCTAAAAATGCAGGTCTAAAAGTTGATATTCAAGTTCCTACACCAGGAATTCCTTCTATGTCAATGGCTTTAGAAAAATATGTAAAAACTCAAGAATAA
- a CDS encoding dolichyl-phosphate beta-D-mannosyltransferase (Transfers mannose from GDP-mannose to lipid acceptors to form polyprenol monophosphomannose (PPM; catalytic activity in vitro is enhanced by Lnt (AC A0QZ13) (PubMed:12427759). PMM is an alkai-stable sugar donor which adds mannose-phosphate residues to triacylated-PIM2, eventually leading to generation of the cell wall glycolipid lipoglycan modulins lipoarabinomannan (LAM) and lipomannan (LM) (By similarity); Belongs to the glycosyltransferase 2 family.; KEGG: doi:FH5T_11420 dolichol-phosphate mannosyltransferase): MLKNLVIIPTYNEKENIEEIIRKVFSLDISFDILVVDDNSPDLTYQIVENLQEEYRNQLFLEKRKEKDGLGRAYIHGFRWALKNEYDCIYEMDADFSHNPEDLERLFKALKNENVDMVVGSRYSHGVNVVNWDMKRVLLSYFASKYVQFITGIPIHDTTAGFVGYKKRVLKGLDLSKIESFGYGFQVEMKYKIWKKGFQIVEIPIVFTDRIRGESKMNGGIIKEAALGVLKLRLDQFLNRL; the protein is encoded by the coding sequence ATGTTGAAGAACTTAGTTATCATTCCTACTTATAACGAGAAAGAAAATATCGAAGAAATCATTCGAAAAGTTTTTTCTTTGGATATTTCGTTTGATATTTTGGTTGTGGATGATAATTCGCCAGATTTAACATATCAAATTGTAGAAAATTTACAAGAAGAATATAGAAATCAGTTATTTCTTGAAAAGCGAAAAGAAAAAGATGGTTTAGGAAGAGCTTATATTCATGGATTTCGTTGGGCATTGAAAAATGAATATGATTGTATTTATGAAATGGATGCTGATTTCTCTCATAATCCTGAAGATTTGGAGCGTTTGTTTAAAGCTTTAAAGAATGAAAATGTTGATATGGTAGTTGGTTCACGATATTCACATGGTGTAAATGTTGTGAATTGGGATATGAAAAGGGTCTTGTTATCTTATTTTGCTTCTAAATATGTTCAGTTTATAACCGGTATTCCTATTCATGATACCACAGCAGGTTTTGTTGGATATAAGAAAAGGGTATTAAAAGGGTTGGATTTATCTAAAATAGAATCTTTTGGTTATGGTTTTCAAGTAGAAATGAAATATAAAATTTGGAAAAAAGGTTTTCAAATAGTAGAAATTCCAATTGTTTTTACGGATCGTATACGTGGAGAATCAAAAATGAATGGAGGAATTATAAAAGAAGCAGCTTTAGGTGTTTTAAAATTGAGATTGGATCAATTTTTAAATCGATTATAG